GCATCGAATCGCTCTCATATATCAATGACTCCCTTTTTCCACAGATACGGGACATTCTCCATGTAGAAAGCAGATGCTAGTAAAGGTTTCGACAAATGGAATGGAGGTTTTTCCAGAAGCGTGTTTCGAATCACCCGAACTGCTACGGGCCGTGGATTCCAATTTTTGCGCACTCCCTCGATGGTTACTATCGAACCGGTCTCCCCTTCATAGTCAAAAGTAAAGGGCAGTGGTCCGGCATATCTCCTTGCATGGCGGACGTTCTTGAAGGGCGAACCATTCGGCAGGATGGGACGATCAAGTTCTGCAATCACATCAAGAGCCGGCGTTGGACTGAGTTTGATTCTCCACGTCTTCTCAGACAGTTCCGATTGTATTGTTACGGTCCGGTAGTGATAGTGAGTGAAAAGATTTGAGAAGAACACCAATCGCCTTTTATCTGTATAGCTCTCAATGATTCGAAGGCCGCGCAACGACCGGCGACTGGCATTGACATATCGCGCGATGATCCGGTATCCGGCAATAAAAATGTTCTGGCCAAAACACCGCGGTAGGAATGCGGGACGCAGATCCCGTGTTTGAACAAGAGCAATGGCAACGAACCCGAGATCGCCAACTGTATCGGCCGATAAGCCCGGAGGCAATGACTTCTTCAGACATTCCACTGGAAGTGCG
This genomic interval from bacterium contains the following:
- a CDS encoding DUF2071 domain-containing protein, whose product is MLFRLKRHPFVMRAHLERTLVLTYALPVECLKKSLPPGLSADTVGDLGFVAIALVQTRDLRPAFLPRCFGQNIFIAGYRIIARYVNASRRSLRGLRIIESYTDKRRLVFFSNLFTHYHYRTVTIQSELSEKTWRIKLSPTPALDVIAELDRPILPNGSPFKNVRHARRYAGPLPFTFDYEGETGSIVTIEGVRKNWNPRPVAVRVIRNTLLEKPPFHLSKPLLASAFYMENVPYLWKKGVIDI